The following are from one region of the Pseudodesulfovibrio piezophilus C1TLV30 genome:
- a CDS encoding methyl-accepting chemotaxis protein, translated as MLHWIVKSLSRAMLLPTVMSIIIGIATLVYYVNDSSYEMSLSNQTVAANNQAQAVTAALQLFIEDNIAAVKALSGRSGIVQSLENDPSRAQKVLKIYVADNSNLWAAVTFNLQGHIMAGTMANGDSMVGLDVSNREYVKAILSGKKSFISRTVMKSKTDGALIFAISTPVYNNEGKLVGGVAIYGAWDKFVETFVEPISIGKEGYGFVFDGDGRFIYHPRDSQLITQDYSKWGFVQTALREKDGIVKYDWEGQDKLMIFHTDPTTGWIVCMSAYQDDLASGAIEQGYVLMGIGALIVIIVIGLVVLFLKRLVVSPVTEGMTLAKDMSHGFLLKDVKSDSPNELGHLMRSLGSMVQSLRRVVHNVKSAAEMVAAGSEEIAASAEQMSEGSTEQAASVEEISASMEMMASNIQQNMEVAQETREIAVKTAKDASEGGDAVRKTVSAMRDIADRTSIIEEIARQTNLLALNAAIEAARAGEHGKGFAVVAAEVRKLAERSGVAASEISDLTGNSLKVAEKAGSMLEQIVKDIKHNEELVQEVAAASSEQHESAKQITTSIQHLDIVVQKNASFSEELSATSQELSGQAVQLQQTMEFFTVDRDHAPNRPHGTTKSVRVVNTPHTRNQQVTSSHLSATPAALPGSQEEEEYERF; from the coding sequence ATGCTACATTGGATTGTAAAAAGTTTGTCTCGCGCCATGCTTTTACCAACTGTTATGTCAATAATTATCGGTATTGCAACTCTTGTATATTATGTAAATGATTCTTCTTATGAAATGAGCCTTTCCAATCAGACAGTAGCAGCGAATAATCAAGCACAAGCTGTGACTGCTGCTTTACAGCTCTTTATTGAGGATAACATTGCTGCAGTGAAAGCGCTCTCCGGGCGATCCGGGATTGTTCAATCACTTGAAAATGACCCAAGTCGAGCACAAAAGGTGCTTAAAATATATGTTGCAGACAACTCAAATCTCTGGGCGGCGGTCACATTCAATCTTCAAGGGCACATCATGGCAGGCACCATGGCCAATGGAGATTCCATGGTCGGCCTGGATGTTTCCAACAGAGAATATGTCAAAGCCATTCTAAGCGGCAAAAAATCTTTCATTTCTCGCACAGTCATGAAATCGAAAACTGACGGGGCCTTGATTTTTGCCATCAGTACACCGGTCTACAACAACGAAGGAAAACTCGTCGGTGGCGTGGCTATTTATGGGGCTTGGGATAAATTCGTTGAAACGTTTGTGGAGCCGATATCCATCGGCAAGGAAGGATATGGGTTTGTCTTTGATGGCGATGGGCGCTTCATATATCACCCGCGAGACAGTCAACTCATTACGCAGGACTACAGCAAGTGGGGGTTTGTTCAGACTGCCCTCAGAGAAAAGGATGGGATTGTCAAGTATGACTGGGAAGGGCAAGACAAGCTTATGATTTTCCATACGGATCCCACGACAGGCTGGATAGTCTGCATGTCTGCCTATCAGGATGACCTGGCGTCCGGTGCCATAGAGCAGGGGTATGTCCTTATGGGAATCGGCGCTCTCATTGTCATCATTGTCATTGGATTGGTGGTTCTTTTTCTCAAACGCTTGGTCGTTTCTCCTGTTACCGAGGGAATGACTCTTGCCAAAGATATGTCACACGGATTTCTGCTCAAAGATGTGAAGAGCGACTCTCCCAATGAATTGGGGCACCTCATGCGTTCACTGGGCAGCATGGTCCAATCCCTTCGGCGGGTTGTCCACAATGTGAAATCCGCTGCTGAAATGGTCGCGGCAGGGAGTGAAGAAATAGCAGCCTCTGCTGAACAAATGAGTGAAGGGTCCACAGAGCAGGCCGCCAGCGTGGAAGAAATTTCAGCTTCCATGGAAATGATGGCCAGCAATATTCAGCAAAATATGGAAGTGGCACAGGAAACCAGAGAAATAGCGGTCAAGACAGCCAAAGATGCCAGTGAAGGCGGCGACGCGGTCAGGAAAACCGTTTCTGCCATGCGCGATATCGCGGATCGCACATCCATCATTGAAGAAATAGCCCGACAGACCAATCTGCTTGCCCTCAACGCCGCCATCGAAGCCGCCCGAGCCGGAGAACATGGAAAAGGGTTCGCCGTGGTCGCCGCCGAAGTACGAAAGCTGGCTGAACGCTCCGGGGTAGCAGCCTCTGAAATTAGTGACCTGACAGGTAACAGCCTCAAAGTGGCAGAAAAAGCAGGCTCGATGCTTGAACAAATTGTCAAGGATATCAAACACAACGAAGAGCTTGTCCAGGAAGTTGCTGCGGCGAGCAGTGAACAGCACGAATCAGCAAAGCAAATTACCACTTCCATCCAGCATCTCGATATAGTGGTTCAAAAAAATGCTTCATTCTCCGAAGAACTCTCCGCGACATCCCAGGAGTTATCAGGCCAAGCAGTGCAACTTCAACAAACCATGGAATTCTTTACAGTCGACCGTGACCATGCCCCTAATAGACCGCATGGCACCACAAAATCAGTCCGCGTGGTCAACACGCCTCATACACGAAACCAGCAGGTCACATCATCCCACCTTTCAGCCACTCCTGCCGCACTCCCAGGAAGCCAGGAAGAGGAAGAATACGAACGATTCTAA
- a CDS encoding cyclic nucleotide-binding domain-containing protein, whose product MKEVPFDPENDDIMLHLRNVPAFNALPDRHIRQAMTAASIRRYESGEVIVTEGEFDNQVYFLIFGVLEVSVGGNVVGNLKRLGDVFGEMGIIDGSPRSATIIATRTSLVVTLDDTAIGTLGDGSKIFTQAVMYRVFAEVMAVRLRAANEQISELSRELARLKS is encoded by the coding sequence ATGAAAGAAGTGCCATTCGATCCGGAAAATGATGATATTATGCTGCATCTGCGTAATGTCCCTGCTTTTAATGCCTTGCCTGACAGGCATATTCGTCAAGCCATGACAGCTGCGTCCATTCGCCGGTACGAATCCGGAGAAGTTATTGTTACGGAAGGGGAGTTCGACAATCAGGTTTACTTCCTGATCTTTGGGGTCTTGGAGGTTTCTGTTGGCGGTAATGTCGTCGGAAATCTCAAGCGGCTCGGTGATGTCTTCGGTGAAATGGGAATTATTGATGGGAGCCCCCGTTCCGCGACCATCATAGCGACACGAACATCTTTGGTGGTGACACTGGACGATACTGCCATTGGTACATTGGGAGACGGTAGTAAAATATTTACGCAAGCAGTCATGTACCGTGTTTTCGCGGAAGTGATGGCTGTGCGGCTACGTGCTGCCAATGAGCAAATCAGCGAATTGTCAAGAGAGCTCGCTCGACTCAAATCCTGA
- a CDS encoding MFS transporter, whose product MKDERTTGLMTITITQFALVFMLSAVAVAVPALGLEFGASASQLGLVESGYISAVAMLLFPVTRLSDKIGRGTTFAVGVAWFTMISLLIPICQTITQFIILRVFQGAGGAMMVSTGLAILADLYPGPGRAKAMGIASAGVYLGLSAGPWLGGMIVTHWGWRWIFYAGALPCLLGLILSLKTLPVKPVITRGIRFDWGGAILCALGMIMLSQGGSHLNDTSGKVMLIVGLLSLAAFVLWEKRTKEPLLDMTLFEGNPSFSLGSAVQFISYAATFGVTFLISLYLQIAQGMTASEAGIILMAQPVMQVLFSLISGNWCERWPAYIIATLGMVLATLGLGVAIFLGTEGSLPLILIILGLCGAGSAIFATANMAVIMGAVSRENYGVASAVVAGMRTTGMTVSLVFISAVFAIIIGPASLHKGDGEIYVTAMNAAFISLTVFSAFGVIMSARARKKHSTVREEYSG is encoded by the coding sequence ATGAAAGATGAAAGAACCACAGGTCTTATGACCATCACCATCACCCAATTTGCGCTGGTGTTCATGCTCTCGGCCGTGGCTGTGGCTGTCCCCGCACTGGGGCTGGAATTCGGTGCAAGCGCTTCACAACTCGGACTGGTTGAATCCGGTTACATCTCTGCCGTTGCCATGTTGCTTTTCCCGGTCACCCGACTTTCGGACAAAATCGGCCGAGGGACAACCTTTGCGGTTGGAGTCGCCTGGTTCACCATGATCAGCCTGCTTATTCCAATTTGCCAGACCATTACCCAATTCATCATTTTACGTGTCTTTCAAGGAGCGGGTGGTGCCATGATGGTTTCCACCGGACTGGCAATCCTTGCGGACCTTTACCCCGGACCGGGACGGGCAAAGGCCATGGGTATCGCTTCAGCAGGCGTCTATCTGGGCCTCTCCGCAGGCCCATGGCTCGGAGGTATGATCGTCACTCACTGGGGATGGCGTTGGATTTTCTATGCCGGAGCGCTCCCGTGTCTTCTCGGCTTGATTCTTTCGCTCAAGACCTTGCCGGTCAAACCAGTCATAACCCGTGGGATTCGTTTTGACTGGGGAGGTGCGATCCTGTGCGCCTTGGGAATGATCATGCTCTCCCAGGGAGGCTCTCACCTCAATGACACCAGCGGAAAAGTCATGCTGATTGTGGGACTCCTTTCTCTCGCAGCCTTTGTTCTCTGGGAAAAACGAACCAAAGAGCCCTTGCTGGACATGACTCTTTTTGAAGGGAATCCATCATTTTCTTTGGGAAGTGCGGTTCAATTCATCAGCTATGCCGCCACATTCGGTGTCACCTTCCTGATATCACTCTACTTGCAGATAGCCCAAGGCATGACCGCCAGTGAAGCTGGAATAATTCTTATGGCCCAACCTGTCATGCAGGTGCTCTTTTCTCTCATCAGTGGTAACTGGTGCGAACGCTGGCCCGCCTACATCATCGCGACCCTCGGCATGGTCTTGGCAACTCTTGGCCTTGGCGTTGCCATCTTCCTCGGCACAGAAGGATCACTCCCCTTGATACTCATCATACTGGGATTATGCGGTGCGGGGAGTGCCATTTTCGCCACGGCAAACATGGCGGTTATCATGGGAGCAGTCAGTCGGGAAAATTATGGTGTCGCTTCCGCAGTGGTCGCAGGTATGCGAACCACGGGAATGACCGTGAGCCTCGTCTTCATCAGTGCGGTCTTTGCTATCATCATCGGCCCTGCATCGCTGCACAAGGGTGACGGCGAGATATATGTCACAGCCATGAATGCCGCCTTCATCTCCCTCACCGTTTTCAGCGCGTTCGGAGTCATCATGTCAGCCCGCGCTCGCAAAAAACACAGCACGGTTCGAGAGGAATATTCAGGTTAA
- a CDS encoding cysteine synthase: MNKDLLTLIGGTPMVEIRHLNPNPNVKILAKIESQNPGGSIKDRVAVAMIEAAEASGELTRDKIIIEATSGNTGVGLAMVAAIKGYRIKLLMPETASEERKMIMAAYGAELELTPGHLSTDGAIEKAYRYAREEPDKYVLMDQFNNLASIDAHYTGTGLEIWDQTHGAVTHCIMTLGTSGTAMGVAKRLHEMGDVHVTAVEPNAGHKIQGLKNMLESYPPGIYNKAWLDEIVHVDDEVAFETCRRLAREEGLFTGMSSGAAMAGAMQLAERLDTGLVVTIFPDSGERYLSTHLYRQRAASGMNVFDMASGAEKEITITGGLGLYSMGPSLDNPDGLDAWRRVVLLDVLTRQLAARGVPTEAAVGLTDMDDRTLAAARKEHTSRSSFAMQRREDILARAAQMGVTQAIEFPLSTTSNTMSVELCGKLLGKGLAYEKLRSVYFDVFRDKRYGEIGTVDMDKVSGGRTVDLDAYVKDNPLDFTLLKRASLLDLKQGEVLETQWGNVRPSWFLQHAAMALTAMPRTDIIIGSEKHRFPHLENLRAIWSASGRELQAWIVCQQSTDCADQDLASVAEKLGGFHAARFWLLSVASRKPLCASDENLTMWARNWRRIQEGAIALTLALDVNGEDVSEGVRQAVFNLKAGLKAAVSDDLALHHFWPVLFKFVKRVNGWASAGQLNTASARLCLDELLGVDSLLGILDHAQMPLPFSDLPAQVKGLLTDRQKAREEKDFSASDALRNEISKAGFRLEDTSTFPRVFRK; this comes from the coding sequence ATGAATAAAGACCTGCTGACGCTGATCGGTGGCACACCGATGGTGGAGATACGCCACCTCAATCCGAATCCGAATGTCAAGATTTTGGCTAAAATCGAGTCTCAGAATCCCGGGGGATCGATCAAGGACAGGGTTGCAGTGGCCATGATTGAGGCTGCCGAGGCGTCTGGTGAGCTGACACGAGACAAGATTATTATAGAGGCGACGTCGGGGAATACCGGTGTCGGACTGGCGATGGTCGCTGCCATCAAGGGATATCGCATTAAATTGCTTATGCCCGAGACAGCCAGTGAAGAACGAAAGATGATTATGGCTGCCTATGGTGCGGAGCTGGAGTTGACCCCAGGACATCTGTCAACGGATGGAGCTATAGAAAAGGCGTACCGCTACGCTCGCGAGGAACCTGACAAGTATGTCCTGATGGATCAGTTCAACAATCTCGCATCCATCGATGCCCATTATACTGGTACTGGTCTTGAAATATGGGATCAGACCCATGGTGCGGTGACTCATTGCATCATGACTCTTGGTACCTCGGGAACAGCCATGGGAGTTGCCAAACGGTTGCACGAGATGGGGGATGTGCATGTGACGGCGGTAGAGCCGAACGCGGGTCATAAGATTCAGGGACTGAAGAACATGTTGGAGTCCTATCCTCCAGGTATTTACAATAAGGCATGGCTCGATGAGATTGTGCATGTTGATGACGAGGTTGCCTTTGAAACCTGTCGCCGCCTTGCCCGTGAAGAGGGACTTTTCACGGGCATGAGTTCCGGTGCAGCTATGGCCGGAGCCATGCAGTTGGCAGAACGTTTGGATACTGGGCTTGTGGTCACCATTTTCCCGGATAGTGGGGAGCGATATCTTTCTACTCATTTGTATCGCCAACGAGCGGCGAGTGGGATGAACGTTTTTGACATGGCATCAGGTGCAGAGAAGGAAATTACCATCACGGGAGGGCTTGGTCTTTATTCAATGGGACCGAGCCTGGATAACCCGGATGGGCTGGATGCATGGCGACGGGTGGTGCTTCTTGATGTCCTGACACGGCAGTTAGCGGCACGGGGAGTACCGACTGAAGCTGCCGTGGGATTGACCGACATGGATGATCGAACACTGGCGGCAGCTCGGAAGGAGCATACATCACGAAGCTCTTTTGCCATGCAACGTCGAGAAGATATCCTTGCCCGTGCTGCTCAGATGGGGGTGACGCAGGCCATTGAATTCCCTCTTTCCACGACAAGCAACACCATGTCTGTGGAGTTGTGTGGAAAGTTACTGGGTAAGGGATTGGCATACGAGAAATTGCGATCGGTTTATTTCGATGTGTTCCGTGACAAGCGGTATGGCGAGATCGGGACTGTCGATATGGATAAGGTCTCTGGTGGCCGGACAGTCGATCTCGATGCCTATGTCAAAGATAATCCGCTGGATTTTACCCTGCTCAAACGTGCTTCTCTCCTTGATCTCAAACAGGGGGAAGTGTTGGAAACCCAATGGGGAAATGTTCGTCCCAGTTGGTTTCTGCAACATGCAGCCATGGCTCTGACAGCCATGCCGCGTACCGATATAATTATTGGGAGTGAAAAACATCGATTCCCTCATCTGGAGAATCTTCGTGCAATTTGGTCAGCCTCGGGGCGTGAACTTCAGGCCTGGATTGTGTGTCAGCAGTCTACAGACTGCGCTGATCAGGATTTGGCAAGCGTGGCTGAAAAACTCGGTGGGTTTCATGCTGCCCGCTTCTGGCTCCTCTCTGTAGCGAGTCGTAAGCCGCTTTGTGCTTCGGATGAGAATCTGACCATGTGGGCGCGTAATTGGCGGAGGATTCAGGAAGGGGCAATAGCACTCACTCTGGCTTTGGATGTGAATGGAGAAGACGTCTCCGAGGGAGTCAGGCAGGCAGTCTTCAATCTCAAAGCGGGCTTGAAGGCGGCAGTGAGTGATGATCTCGCCTTGCATCATTTTTGGCCAGTGCTTTTTAAATTTGTGAAACGAGTCAACGGATGGGCTTCGGCTGGACAGCTGAACACAGCCAGCGCTCGTCTCTGTCTTGACGAATTGCTGGGCGTGGATAGTCTTCTCGGTATTCTTGACCATGCGCAAATGCCTCTTCCATTTTCAGACCTTCCCGCACAAGTGAAAGGGCTTTTGACTGATCGTCAAAAAGCCCGTGAGGAAAAGGATTTTTCAGCTTCGGATGCCTTGCGAAATGAAATATCCAAAGCGGGATTTCGGTTGGAAGATACTTCGACCTTCCCTCGTGTCTTCAGGAAATAG
- the pgm gene encoding phosphoglucomutase (alpha-D-glucose-1,6-bisphosphate-dependent) gives MALHELAGKPAPQELLVNIPRLVSAYYLVRPNPLEASGRVAFGTSGHRGSSLDGSFNEAHILAVTQAVCEYRSRVGINGPLYLGMDTHALSEPALASALEVFAANGVTVRIQKGLGYTPTPVISHAIISWNRGRTSGLADGVVITPSHNPPRDGGYKYNPPQGGPADTGITSTIEARANEILAEGLKSVRRIPYERALKAGTTESYDYVTPYISDLRYVVDMEMIREAKLKIGVDPMGGSGIAYWEPLAEMYGLDMTLTNRAIDPTFSFMTVDGDGKIRMDCSSPSAMASLIRHKDQYDIAFGNDPDYDRHGIVTRSSGLLNPNHYLAVCIDYLFSHRPDWPETAAIGKTLVSSSMIDRVAKGLGRRLHEVPVGFKWFVDGLVDGSCGFGGEESAGASFVRFDGSVWTTDKDGIILNLLAAEITARTGRDPGELYGKLEELYGSPVYERMQAPASREQKAAFKSLTPEMVTADTLAGEPIKAKLTRAPGNNAPIGGLKVTTENGWFAARPSGTEDIYKIYGESFRGLDHLHRIQEEAQAIVSAVFEKAGV, from the coding sequence GTGGCACTGCATGAATTGGCCGGAAAGCCTGCACCTCAAGAACTTCTTGTCAATATCCCACGGCTTGTCTCAGCATATTATTTGGTTCGGCCGAATCCGTTGGAGGCGAGTGGCCGAGTGGCATTTGGGACATCTGGACATCGGGGGTCTTCTCTGGACGGCAGTTTTAATGAAGCGCACATCCTGGCTGTAACGCAGGCCGTCTGTGAATATCGGAGTCGGGTCGGTATCAATGGGCCATTGTATCTCGGTATGGATACACACGCCTTGAGTGAACCTGCTTTGGCCTCGGCTTTGGAGGTCTTCGCTGCCAATGGGGTGACAGTAAGGATTCAGAAAGGACTGGGCTATACGCCAACGCCTGTTATTTCTCATGCCATAATAAGCTGGAATCGAGGGCGAACATCAGGTCTTGCCGATGGAGTTGTGATAACGCCTTCGCATAATCCGCCAAGGGATGGTGGCTATAAATACAATCCTCCACAGGGGGGACCGGCCGATACCGGAATCACTTCAACTATCGAAGCAAGGGCAAATGAAATTCTGGCAGAGGGGTTGAAATCTGTTCGTCGCATTCCTTACGAAAGGGCGCTCAAGGCGGGAACCACGGAGTCCTATGACTATGTAACCCCCTATATCAGTGACTTACGCTATGTCGTGGATATGGAAATGATCAGAGAAGCAAAGCTCAAGATCGGCGTAGACCCCATGGGCGGGTCGGGCATTGCCTATTGGGAACCTTTGGCTGAAATGTACGGACTCGATATGACGCTGACCAACCGCGCCATTGATCCGACTTTTTCTTTCATGACAGTTGATGGAGATGGGAAGATTCGCATGGATTGTTCTTCTCCTTCGGCTATGGCTTCATTGATTCGGCACAAGGACCAATATGATATCGCTTTCGGTAACGATCCTGATTACGACCGGCATGGTATTGTGACCCGGAGTTCCGGGCTTCTCAATCCAAATCATTATCTTGCGGTGTGCATTGATTATCTGTTTTCCCACCGCCCGGATTGGCCCGAAACTGCGGCTATCGGCAAGACGCTGGTCTCCAGTTCCATGATAGACAGAGTGGCAAAAGGACTGGGGCGTCGGTTACATGAGGTTCCCGTGGGATTCAAATGGTTTGTGGATGGGCTTGTGGATGGTTCGTGCGGTTTTGGTGGCGAGGAATCAGCTGGAGCCAGTTTTGTCAGATTTGACGGATCGGTTTGGACTACGGATAAAGATGGCATTATCCTCAATCTTCTGGCTGCGGAAATCACCGCTCGAACCGGACGCGACCCAGGTGAATTATACGGGAAGCTGGAAGAGCTATACGGGTCGCCTGTCTATGAACGGATGCAGGCTCCTGCATCACGAGAGCAAAAAGCGGCGTTCAAGTCCCTGACCCCGGAAATGGTTACTGCGGACACCCTGGCTGGCGAACCTATCAAAGCCAAGCTTACTCGCGCACCGGGAAATAATGCCCCTATCGGCGGGCTCAAGGTGACAACCGAGAATGGTTGGTTTGCAGCCCGTCCATCCGGCACGGAAGATATTTACAAGATTTATGGCGAATCCTTTCGGGGGCTGGACCACCTTCATCGGATTCAGGAAGAAGCTCAGGCAATTGTGAGTGCGGTTTTTGAAAAGGCCGGAGTCTAA
- a CDS encoding motility associated factor glycosyltransferase family protein has protein sequence MTAYPHLQPNIEYLQRTGNPIYQWLTAQDFQQDKLLKNIFINKFGIHDWRMETGQGMFEAMPPQGIYQNWIHNEKPDTSATFIVGANLGYGVNHILSKTPDSHKVMLLEPRAEMILACLGQTDYRPFFEAKKFHILVPDHDFINEVIRNLDLQFIYGQIHLKADIPSQQMGPEYARWTRIVRDKLENFSLELSTLRFRQDIMVGNEIHNFKRALKDGSLKSLQGKAQGVGGVILGAGPSLEENVPALKANRGHVLYTCALQTVPVLHQLGLKPHFCAAIDYDKSMLDVFMRLDPDFAHDIPLIYSTKLNPEVVKRYPGPTLPLWTVGGMGTYVMKERDLVLDAGGNVSVTLSRLLRWCGVSHMVMVGQDYAWLNNKSHAAGHHHHSTNMKLQSFHQTTTNMDGEEILTTVQYMTAKRELEDDLRQSSFPVYNIYGGGVPINGTKPIDIAKAYKQGILASAPGSVDRFMTELVSCKHKGESIFFEPRGPRWSTSLRNAEKHLGKLFKSLTANQKDIHETFKRVEMFIKQDPLYMPYLFNEAIDLAGLTRAKQKYEIKDFPEFKRIAKCVMKKVREIDRLVCTDLKNQDVA, from the coding sequence ATGACCGCTTACCCTCATTTACAGCCCAACATAGAATACCTCCAGCGTACAGGAAATCCAATTTACCAATGGCTCACTGCGCAGGATTTTCAGCAGGACAAGTTGTTGAAAAATATTTTCATCAATAAATTCGGAATACACGATTGGCGCATGGAAACAGGGCAAGGAATGTTTGAAGCAATGCCTCCCCAAGGTATTTACCAAAACTGGATTCACAATGAAAAACCGGATACTTCAGCGACATTCATAGTCGGTGCAAACCTCGGTTATGGAGTGAACCACATCCTTTCCAAAACCCCGGACTCTCACAAGGTCATGCTCCTCGAGCCTCGCGCCGAAATGATTTTAGCCTGCCTGGGACAAACAGATTATCGTCCTTTTTTCGAAGCCAAAAAATTCCACATCCTGGTTCCTGATCACGATTTCATCAATGAAGTCATCCGCAATCTCGACCTCCAGTTCATCTATGGTCAGATTCACCTCAAGGCTGATATTCCCAGCCAACAAATGGGGCCAGAGTATGCTCGATGGACACGCATCGTCAGAGATAAACTGGAAAACTTTTCTCTGGAACTGTCTACTCTACGTTTCAGACAAGACATTATGGTCGGAAATGAAATTCACAATTTCAAAAGGGCCTTGAAGGACGGATCCCTGAAAAGTCTGCAAGGCAAGGCTCAGGGAGTTGGCGGCGTCATCCTGGGTGCAGGTCCAAGCCTGGAGGAAAATGTTCCGGCCTTGAAAGCCAATCGCGGTCACGTTTTGTATACCTGCGCCCTTCAAACCGTTCCGGTACTTCACCAACTGGGATTGAAGCCGCACTTTTGCGCTGCCATTGATTACGACAAGAGTATGCTTGATGTTTTCATGCGACTTGACCCCGACTTTGCGCATGACATTCCTCTCATATATTCAACCAAGCTCAACCCGGAAGTCGTCAAGCGATATCCGGGTCCCACTCTTCCCCTGTGGACTGTGGGCGGCATGGGAACCTATGTCATGAAAGAGCGTGATCTGGTCCTCGACGCTGGCGGCAATGTTTCCGTCACCCTATCACGCCTATTGCGGTGGTGCGGAGTCAGCCACATGGTCATGGTCGGCCAGGATTACGCATGGCTCAACAACAAATCTCACGCAGCAGGCCATCACCACCATTCAACCAACATGAAACTGCAAAGTTTTCACCAGACCACCACCAACATGGATGGCGAAGAAATTCTGACCACCGTACAATACATGACAGCCAAACGTGAGTTGGAAGACGATTTACGCCAATCTTCCTTCCCCGTGTACAATATCTATGGCGGCGGTGTTCCCATAAACGGCACCAAACCCATCGACATTGCAAAGGCGTACAAGCAGGGAATTCTCGCCTCCGCTCCCGGCAGTGTGGATCGTTTCATGACAGAGTTGGTAAGCTGCAAGCATAAGGGAGAAAGCATCTTCTTCGAACCAAGAGGTCCACGCTGGTCTACATCCCTTCGCAATGCGGAAAAACATCTCGGTAAATTATTCAAGAGCCTGACGGCAAACCAAAAGGATATTCACGAGACATTCAAACGTGTGGAAATGTTCATCAAGCAAGACCCTCTCTATATGCCGTACCTTTTCAATGAAGCCATTGACCTGGCAGGACTGACCCGTGCCAAACAAAAGTACGAGATCAAGGATTTTCCCGAATTCAAACGTATTGCCAAATGCGTGATGAAAAAAGTGCGCGAAATAGATCGACTCGTCTGCACTGATCTCAAAAATCAGGATGTGGCCTGA
- a CDS encoding MarR family winged helix-turn-helix transcriptional regulator, whose protein sequence is MIDFRKRRLDSLGFRVARLFRINGCLLEKKLAGSGLTMGQVPYIQITLEKGGQTQDQLAARACVNRAATARTLKTLEKLDFVVRKENPKNRRQKLVYPTDKAREVLPHLLGILDEHDDMMFNDFSTEEKELLLRLLDRVIGTVKTELGSCGKESCYER, encoded by the coding sequence ATGATTGATTTCAGAAAACGTCGATTGGATAGCCTGGGGTTTCGAGTCGCACGCCTCTTCAGGATAAACGGTTGTCTACTTGAGAAAAAACTGGCGGGGAGCGGCCTGACGATGGGACAGGTTCCCTACATCCAAATAACTTTGGAAAAGGGAGGCCAGACACAGGATCAACTGGCCGCTCGAGCCTGCGTCAACCGGGCTGCAACGGCTCGGACACTCAAGACTTTGGAAAAACTGGATTTTGTCGTCAGAAAGGAAAATCCCAAAAACAGGCGGCAAAAACTGGTCTACCCCACGGACAAGGCCCGCGAGGTTTTACCCCATCTGCTTGGCATATTGGATGAACATGATGATATGATGTTCAATGATTTCTCCACCGAAGAAAAGGAACTCCTCCTTCGCCTGTTGGATAGAGTCATAGGGACCGTCAAGACTGAGCTAGGATCATGCGGGAAGGAAAGCTGCTATGAAAGATGA